One window from the genome of Tachysurus vachellii isolate PV-2020 chromosome 5, HZAU_Pvac_v1, whole genome shotgun sequence encodes:
- the bdh1 gene encoding D-beta-hydroxybutyrate dehydrogenase, mitochondrial, which produces MASQTLLRAALLVVLSVILTLLLAFALPAALTWLAHCAGFSEDTGATHCLALLYALFVLCVAMPRIPRGSVSVEGKAVFVTGCDSGFGHALAKHLHKLGFTVFAGCYLKDQDGEGAMELENMHSDRLKVVQLDVCSDEQVSKAMDFIRTNLKNPEKGLWAVVNNAGVSNFGEVEFTSMDTYKNVSEVNLWGTIRVTKAVLPLIRRAKGRVVNIASMYGRMGNVLRSPYCVSKYGVEAFSDCLRYEMKAWGVKVAVVEPGNFIVATGILTRDIVASTAEKLWKEASPDVQEDYGKPHFEHYMALMRSYCNSGQRDITPVLDDITDAIVSKRPYTRYNPVEPYWWIRMQVMNHLPGAISDRLYF; this is translated from the exons ATGGCTTCACAGACGCTGCTCCGCGCTGCGCTGCTGGTCGTGTTGTCCGTCATCCTCACGCTCCTGCTGGCCTTCGCGTTGCCCGCAGCTCTCACGTGGCTCGCGCACTGTGCGGGTTTCTCAGAGGACACCGGGGCCACGCACTGTCTCGCGCTGCTCTACGCGCTGTTCGTCCTGTGCGTGGCGATGCCCAGGATCCCGCGTGGATCTGTCTCG GTTGAGGGGAAGGCCGTGTTTGTTACTGGATGTGACAGCGGGTTTGGACACGCTTTAGCCAAACACCTTCATAAACTAGGCTTCACCGTGTTTGCTGGATGCTACTTGAAG GATCAGGATGGCGAAGGGGCAATGGAGCTGGAGAACATGCACTCTGACAGACTGAAGGTGGTGCAGCTGGATGTGTGCAGTGATGAACAAGTCTCTAAAGCGATGGACTTCATCAGGACCAACCTGAAGAACCCAGAGAAAG gtctATGGGCCGTGGTGAACAACGCCGGGGTCTCTAATTTCGGGGAGGTGGAATTCACATCCATGGATACGTACAAGAATGTGTCAGAGGTCAACCTGTGGGGAACCATCAGAGTGACCAAAGCCGTTCTGCCTCTGATCCGCAGAGCCAAAG GACGTGTGGTGAACATAGCCAGCATGTACGGCCGGATGGGAAACGTTCTGCGCTCTCCATACTGCGTCTCTAAATACGGTGTGGAGGCCttctccgactgcctcaggtACGAGATGAAGGCGTGGGGAGTCAAAGTGGCTGTCGTCGAGCCGGGGAACTTCATCGTGGCTACAGGGATCCTGACGCGTGACATCGTGGCCTCGACGGCAGAGAAGCTGTGGAAGGAGGCGTCTCCTGATGTGCAGGAGGACTACGGGAAGCCTCACTTCGAGCACTACATGGCCCTGATGCGCTCCTACTGCAACAGCGGCCAGCGCGACATCACGCCCGTCCTGGACGACATCACAGATGCCATCGTGTCCAAACGGCCATACACGCGCTACAACCCCGTGGAGCCGTACTGGTGGATTCGCATGCAGGTCATGAATCATCTCCCAGGAGCCATTTCAGACCGTCTGTATTTCTGA